One Cynocephalus volans isolate mCynVol1 chromosome 5, mCynVol1.pri, whole genome shotgun sequence DNA window includes the following coding sequences:
- the ADAT2 gene encoding tRNA-specific adenosine deaminase 2 encodes MEAKAVSTLGVAGACSVSAEETEKWMEEAMNMAKEALENVEVPVGCLMVYNNEVVGKGRNEVNQTKNATRHAEMVAIDQVLDWCRRSGKSPSEVFEHTVLYVTVEPCIMCAAALRLMKIPLVVYGCQNERFGGCGSVLNIASAELPNTGKPFQCIPGYRAEEAVEMLKTFYKQENPNAPRSKVRKKECQKS; translated from the exons ATGGAGGCGAAGGCGGTGTCCACGCTGGGTGTAGCCGGCGCGTGCTCGGTGTCGGCGGAGGAGACCGAAAAGTGGATGGAGGAGGCGATGAACATG GCCAAAGAAGCTCTTGAAAACGTTGAAGTTCCTGTTGGCTGCCTTATGGTCTACAACAATGAAGTtgtggggaagggaagaaatgAAGTTAATCAAACCAAAAAT GCTACTCGACATGCAGAAATGGTGGCCATCGATCAGGTCCTAGATTGGTGTCGTCGAAGTGGCAAGAGTCCTTCTGAAGTATTTGAACACACTGTGTTATATGTCACCGTGGAGCCATGTATTATGTGTGCAGCTGCTCTCCGCCTGATGA AAATCCCGCTAGTTGTTTATGGCTGTCAGAATGAACGATTTGGTGGTTGTGGCTCTGTTCTAAATATTGCCTCTGCTGAATTACCAAATACTGGGAAACCATTTCAG TGCATTCCTGGATATCGGGCTGAGGAAGCAGTGGAAATGTTAAAGACCTTCTACAAACAAGAAAATCCAAATG cacCAAGATCAAAAGTTCGGAAAAAGGAATGTCAGAAATCTTGA